The Burkholderia cepacia genome includes a region encoding these proteins:
- a CDS encoding CheR family methyltransferase, which translates to MLTARAPLRAESQDASTRAGEAGRDFAFTGADFARIRALIHQRAGISLSEHKRDMAYSRLARRLRARGLDTFRDYLDLLEQEDDPLEWEAFTNALTTNLTAFFRESHHFPILSDFVKGRDAPVSVWCSAASTGEEPYSIAITLIEALGESAARGASILATDLDTQVLAKAEAGIYTYDQVKHLAPERLKRFFLKGTGAQAGRVKVRPELRAMIRFEQLNLTDADYGIAKPFDAIFCRNVMIYFDKPTQGQVLSRFEPLVKPGGLLFAGHSENFTYVTQAFRLRGQTVYELTRDASRAAASGGGAPRARMGGAATPAAGERR; encoded by the coding sequence ATGCTGACTGCGCGCGCTCCGCTTCGTGCCGAATCTCAGGACGCTTCGACCCGGGCCGGTGAGGCCGGGCGCGACTTCGCGTTCACGGGCGCGGATTTCGCACGCATTCGCGCGCTGATCCATCAACGCGCGGGGATCTCGCTGTCCGAGCACAAGCGCGACATGGCGTACAGCCGTCTCGCGCGCCGCTTGCGGGCGCGCGGCCTCGACACGTTCCGCGACTACCTCGACCTGCTCGAGCAGGAAGACGATCCGCTCGAGTGGGAAGCGTTCACCAATGCGCTGACGACGAACCTGACCGCGTTCTTCCGCGAGTCGCACCATTTCCCGATCCTGTCGGATTTCGTGAAGGGCCGCGACGCGCCGGTGTCGGTCTGGTGTTCGGCGGCGTCGACCGGCGAGGAGCCTTACTCGATCGCGATCACGCTGATCGAGGCGCTCGGCGAATCGGCCGCGCGCGGCGCGTCGATCCTCGCGACCGACCTCGACACGCAGGTGCTCGCGAAGGCGGAGGCCGGCATCTACACGTATGACCAGGTCAAGCACCTGGCGCCGGAGCGGCTGAAGCGCTTCTTCCTGAAGGGCACGGGCGCGCAGGCCGGCCGCGTGAAGGTGCGGCCCGAGCTGCGCGCGATGATCCGCTTCGAGCAGCTGAACCTGACCGATGCGGATTACGGGATCGCGAAGCCGTTCGACGCGATCTTCTGCCGCAACGTGATGATCTATTTCGACAAGCCGACGCAGGGGCAGGTGCTGTCGCGCTTCGAGCCGCTCGTGAAGCCGGGCGGGCTGCTGTTCGCCGGCCATTCGGAAAACTTCACGTACGTCACGCAGGCGTTCCGGCTGCGCGGGCAGACGGTCTATGAACTGACGCGCGACGCGTCGCGCGCGGCCGCGTCCGGCGGCGGCGCGCCGCGCGCGCGCATGGGCGGGGCCGCGACGCCGGCCGCCGGGGAACGCCGATGA
- the cheD gene encoding chemoreceptor glutamine deamidase CheD encodes MSALPIATNLYFDNHFGLPGVKLLPNEFYTTSEDMVLMTVLGSCVAACIHDPYAGIGGMNHFMLPDDGADAGAAASDSMRYGAYAMEVLINELIKAGGRRERFEAKVFGGAAVLAGMTTINIGDRNADFVRRYLALERIRITAEDLQDVHPRKVAFMPRTGRAMVKKLRLQVPGVTEREAALAREADRLRAARPRPHVELFSTPATRPAPGQPGANPLAKQPGAAQPARPRIELFGARGGAGAGGPAAGSPYAGGRYAQTISK; translated from the coding sequence ATGAGCGCACTGCCGATCGCGACCAATCTCTACTTCGACAACCACTTCGGGCTTCCCGGCGTGAAGCTGCTGCCGAACGAGTTCTACACGACGTCCGAGGACATGGTGCTGATGACCGTGCTCGGCTCGTGCGTCGCCGCGTGCATTCACGATCCGTACGCGGGCATCGGCGGGATGAATCACTTCATGCTGCCCGACGACGGCGCCGATGCGGGCGCGGCCGCGTCCGACTCGATGCGCTACGGCGCGTACGCGATGGAAGTGCTGATCAACGAGCTGATCAAGGCCGGCGGGCGCCGCGAGCGCTTCGAGGCGAAGGTGTTCGGCGGCGCGGCCGTGCTGGCCGGGATGACGACGATCAACATCGGCGATCGCAACGCCGATTTCGTGCGCCGCTATCTGGCGCTGGAACGCATCCGCATCACCGCCGAGGACTTGCAGGACGTCCATCCGCGCAAGGTCGCGTTCATGCCGCGCACGGGCCGCGCGATGGTGAAGAAGCTGCGGCTGCAGGTGCCGGGCGTGACCGAGCGCGAAGCCGCGCTCGCGCGCGAGGCCGACCGCCTGCGCGCCGCACGGCCGCGTCCGCACGTCGAGCTGTTCAGCACGCCGGCGACGCGGCCCGCGCCGGGCCAGCCCGGCGCGAACCCGCTCGCGAAGCAGCCGGGCGCGGCTCAGCCGGCGCGCCCGCGCATCGAGCTGTTCGGCGCGCGCGGCGGTGCGGGGGCGGGCGGCCCGGCCGCCGGAAGCCCGTACGCCGGCGGCCGCTACGCCCAGACGATATCGAAATAG
- a CDS encoding protein-glutamate methylesterase/protein-glutamine glutaminase — MTAVQKIKVLCVDDSALIRSLMTEIINSQPDMTVCATAPDPLVARELIKQHNPDVLTLDVEMPRMDGLDFLEKLMRLRPMPVVMVSSLTERGSEITLRALELGAVDFVTKPRVGIRDGMLDYAEKLADKIRAASRARVRQAPQPQAVARAADSHAAAPMINNPLVSTEKLIIIGASTGGTEAIREVLTPLPPDAPAVLIAQHMPPGFTKSFAQRLNGLCRIAVKEAEHGERVLPGHAYIAPGHAHLLLARSGANYIAQLSDEPPVNRHRPSVDVLFRSAATHAGKNAIGVILTGMGRDGAAGLLEMKRAGAHTFAQDEASCIVFGMPREAIALGGADEIAPLADMSRRVMARLATMGDRVQRV; from the coding sequence ATGACCGCAGTGCAGAAGATCAAAGTATTGTGCGTCGACGATTCGGCGCTGATCCGCAGCCTGATGACCGAGATCATCAACAGCCAGCCCGACATGACGGTGTGCGCGACCGCGCCCGATCCGCTCGTCGCGCGCGAGCTCATCAAGCAGCACAACCCCGACGTGCTCACGCTCGACGTCGAAATGCCGCGCATGGACGGGCTCGACTTCCTCGAGAAGCTGATGCGCCTGCGGCCGATGCCGGTCGTGATGGTGTCGTCGCTGACCGAGCGCGGCTCGGAAATCACGCTGCGCGCGCTCGAACTCGGTGCGGTCGATTTCGTGACGAAGCCGCGCGTCGGGATTCGCGACGGGATGCTCGACTACGCGGAAAAGCTCGCCGACAAGATCCGCGCGGCGTCGCGTGCGCGCGTGCGCCAGGCGCCGCAGCCGCAGGCCGTCGCGCGCGCGGCGGACAGCCACGCGGCCGCGCCGATGATCAACAACCCGCTCGTCAGTACCGAGAAGCTGATCATCATCGGCGCATCGACGGGCGGCACCGAGGCGATCCGCGAAGTGCTGACGCCGCTGCCGCCGGATGCGCCGGCCGTGCTGATCGCGCAGCACATGCCGCCGGGCTTCACGAAATCGTTCGCGCAGCGGCTGAACGGCCTGTGCCGGATCGCGGTGAAGGAAGCCGAGCACGGCGAGCGCGTGCTGCCGGGCCATGCGTATATCGCGCCGGGCCATGCGCACCTGTTGCTCGCGAGGAGCGGGGCGAACTATATTGCGCAACTGTCGGACGAGCCGCCGGTCAACCGGCACCGCCCGTCGGTCGACGTGCTGTTCCGCTCGGCGGCGACGCACGCGGGCAAGAACGCGATCGGGGTGATCCTGACCGGGATGGGCCGCGACGGCGCGGCCGGCCTGCTGGAAATGAAACGCGCGGGCGCCCACACGTTCGCGCAGGACGAAGCAAGCTGCATCGTGTTCGGGATGCCGCGCGAGGCGATCGCGCTCGGCGGCGCGGACGAGATCGCGCCGCTCGCCGACATGAGCCGCCGCGTGATGGCGCGCCTGGCGACGATGGGCGACCGCGTGCAGCGCGTTTGA
- the cheY gene encoding chemotaxis response regulator CheY, which translates to MDKSMKILVVDDFPTMRRIVRNLLKELGYSNVDEAEDGLAGLARLRGGGYDFVISDWNMPNLDGLAMLKEIRADATLTHLPVLMVTAESKKENIIAAAQAGASGYVVKPFTAATLDEKLNKIIDKMAKAGS; encoded by the coding sequence ATGGACAAGAGCATGAAAATCCTGGTGGTGGACGATTTCCCGACGATGCGCCGGATCGTCCGCAACCTGCTCAAGGAACTGGGCTACTCGAACGTCGACGAGGCCGAGGACGGCCTCGCCGGCCTCGCGCGGCTGCGCGGCGGCGGCTACGACTTCGTGATCTCGGACTGGAACATGCCGAACCTCGACGGCCTCGCGATGCTGAAGGAGATCCGCGCGGACGCGACGCTCACGCACCTGCCGGTGCTGATGGTCACGGCCGAGTCGAAGAAGGAGAACATCATCGCGGCGGCGCAGGCCGGCGCGAGCGGCTACGTCGTGAAACCGTTTACGGCCGCGACGCTCGACGAGAAGCTGAACAAGATCATCGACAAGATGGCGAAGGCCGGGAGCTGA
- the cheZ gene encoding protein phosphatase CheZ — protein sequence MNEPIHAALTGAGFSADGQAEGADFASDRILARIGHVTRTLRDSMRELGLDKHVERAAEAVPDARDRLRYVATMTEQAAERVLNAIEVAKPMQARLQNEAEALDARWAQWYAAPIEHAEVRELMDDTRTFLRTLPESTSATSAQLLEIMLAQDFQDLTGQVIKKIMDMVYLIEQQLLTVLVENIAPERREQFAATAAALAAEQMSSTGSPESLLNGPQIAPEGKSDVVQDQGQVDDLLASLGF from the coding sequence GTGAACGAGCCGATCCATGCCGCGCTGACGGGCGCCGGGTTCAGCGCCGACGGCCAGGCCGAAGGTGCCGATTTCGCGAGCGACCGCATCCTCGCGCGCATCGGCCATGTCACTCGCACGCTGCGCGATTCGATGCGCGAGCTCGGGCTCGACAAGCATGTCGAGCGGGCGGCCGAAGCCGTGCCGGATGCGCGCGACCGGCTGCGCTACGTCGCGACGATGACCGAGCAGGCGGCCGAGCGCGTGCTGAATGCGATCGAGGTGGCCAAGCCGATGCAGGCGCGCCTCCAGAACGAAGCCGAAGCGCTCGACGCGCGCTGGGCGCAGTGGTACGCGGCGCCGATCGAGCACGCGGAAGTGCGCGAGCTGATGGACGATACGCGCACGTTCCTGCGCACGCTGCCCGAATCGACGTCGGCGACCAGCGCGCAACTGCTCGAGATCATGCTCGCGCAGGATTTCCAGGACCTGACCGGGCAGGTGATCAAGAAGATCATGGACATGGTCTACCTGATCGAGCAGCAGCTCCTCACGGTGCTGGTCGAGAACATCGCGCCCGAGCGGCGCGAGCAGTTCGCGGCCACCGCGGCCGCGCTCGCCGCCGAGCAGATGAGCTCGACCGGCAGCCCCGAGTCGCTGCTGAACGGCCCGCAGATCGCACCGGAAGGCAAATCCGACGTGGTCCAGGACCAGGGGCAGGTCGACGACCTGCTCGCCAGCCTGGGCTTCTGA
- a CDS encoding DUF2844 domain-containing protein has product MKLKRLGWAVARATAAMGVLWSVHAHAELGGAPMSPPADDQAASVRALQRAMRAADGSSAGAPAYTVRELSLASGTVIHEYTSAAGSVFGLAWRGPSMPDLGQVFGSYFPQYTAGVQAAHKARGWRAPVSVDTSGLVIRTGGHMGAFSGQAWLPAALPAGVAGTDIQ; this is encoded by the coding sequence GTGAAGCTGAAACGCTTGGGCTGGGCCGTCGCGCGCGCGACGGCTGCAATGGGTGTGCTGTGGAGCGTCCACGCACATGCGGAACTGGGCGGCGCGCCGATGTCGCCGCCCGCGGACGATCAGGCCGCAAGCGTGCGCGCATTGCAGCGCGCGATGCGCGCGGCCGACGGCTCGTCGGCGGGCGCGCCCGCCTACACGGTGCGCGAGCTTTCGCTGGCGTCAGGCACCGTGATCCATGAATACACGTCGGCCGCCGGCAGCGTGTTCGGCCTTGCGTGGCGCGGCCCGTCGATGCCCGATCTCGGGCAGGTGTTCGGCAGCTATTTCCCGCAGTACACCGCCGGCGTGCAGGCGGCGCACAAGGCGCGCGGCTGGCGCGCGCCGGTGTCCGTCGACACGAGCGGCCTCGTGATCCGGACGGGCGGCCACATGGGCGCCTTCTCGGGCCAGGCCTGGCTGCCGGCGGCGCTGCCTGCCGGCGTGGCCGGCACCGACATCCAGTGA
- a CDS encoding DUF3443 domain-containing protein, translating into MRISHTFKRWLRVLGLAAATAVLVTACGGGDGGGSPPPPAPTASNTAVITVGRGVANVINIPTISVKVCAPGTSNCQVVNNVLVDTASYGLRLVSDAVPGVLGGLPVTTVNGAPLAECGKFVSSYTWGSVRTVDLKIGGETASALPVQVLGDLGATNVPTSCTNNGTAANSANALGANGILGIGPAPVDCGTTCATSTSSSNNYYACPNGNASCNVTLVPVAQQVANPVHRFASDNNGVIVQMSGISANGQASATGLLTFGIGTQANNALGASNVLPSTTTGDVTASFLGRTLSPAAGGGAFFDTGSNAYFFDDSQTICTRNSSFYCPSGTVNYSATLTGQNGAQATVTMPVANADSLFSNPSTYAFNDIGGPFGKTPVSNPAPWLDIGMPHFYGKTIYFGMDLRGSGGAAPYVAF; encoded by the coding sequence TTGAGAATTTCTCATACATTCAAGCGCTGGCTCCGCGTGCTGGGCCTCGCGGCGGCGACGGCCGTCCTCGTGACGGCATGCGGTGGCGGCGACGGCGGCGGCTCCCCGCCACCGCCCGCGCCCACCGCGTCAAACACCGCGGTCATCACCGTCGGCCGGGGCGTGGCGAACGTGATCAACATCCCGACCATCAGCGTGAAGGTCTGCGCGCCGGGCACGTCGAACTGCCAGGTGGTCAACAACGTGCTCGTCGATACCGCGTCCTACGGGCTGCGGCTCGTCAGCGACGCGGTGCCGGGTGTGCTGGGCGGCCTGCCCGTGACGACCGTGAACGGCGCGCCGCTCGCCGAGTGCGGCAAGTTCGTGTCGAGCTATACGTGGGGTTCGGTGCGCACGGTCGACCTGAAGATCGGCGGCGAAACGGCCAGCGCGCTGCCGGTGCAGGTTCTCGGCGACCTCGGTGCCACCAACGTCCCGACCTCGTGCACCAACAACGGCACGGCCGCCAACTCGGCGAACGCGCTCGGCGCGAACGGGATTCTCGGCATCGGGCCGGCGCCGGTCGACTGCGGCACGACCTGCGCGACGTCGACGTCGTCGAGCAACAACTACTACGCGTGCCCGAACGGCAATGCGAGCTGCAACGTGACGCTCGTGCCGGTGGCGCAGCAGGTGGCCAACCCGGTTCATCGTTTCGCGAGCGACAACAATGGCGTGATCGTGCAGATGTCGGGCATCTCGGCCAACGGCCAGGCGAGCGCGACGGGGCTGCTGACGTTCGGCATCGGCACGCAGGCCAACAATGCATTGGGCGCGTCGAACGTGCTGCCGTCCACGACGACGGGCGACGTCACCGCGTCGTTCCTCGGCCGCACGTTGTCGCCGGCGGCCGGTGGCGGCGCGTTCTTCGATACGGGCTCGAACGCGTATTTCTTCGACGACTCGCAGACGATTTGCACGCGCAATTCATCGTTTTACTGTCCGTCGGGGACCGTGAACTATTCGGCGACGCTCACGGGCCAGAACGGTGCGCAGGCGACGGTGACGATGCCGGTCGCGAACGCCGATTCGCTGTTCTCGAACCCGTCGACGTACGCGTTCAACGACATCGGGGGGCCTTTCGGTAAAACGCCGGTCTCGAACCCGGCGCCATGGCTCGACATCGGCATGCCGCACTTCTACGGCAAGACGATCTACTTCGGGATGGACCTGCGCGGCAGCGGCGGCGCCGCGCCCTACGTCGCATTCTGA
- the flhB gene encoding flagellar biosynthesis protein FlhB, giving the protein MADESDLDKTEAATPRRREKAREEGQVARSRELASFALLAAGFYGAWLLAGPSGGHLQAMLRGAFRFDRATAFDTNRMLSAAGSASLEGFAALLPLLALTGVAALLAPMALGGWLISQKTFELKFDRLNPISGLGRIFSIQGPIQLGMSLAKTLVVGGIGGVAIWRSKDELLGLATQPLGVALPDALHLVAVCCGTTVAGMLVVAALDVPYQLWQYNKKLRMTKEEVKREHRENEGDPHVKGRIRQQQRAIARRRMMAAVPKADVVVTNPTHFAVALQYTDGEMRAPKVVAKGVNLVAARIRELAAEHNVPLLEAPPLARALYHNVELEREIPGSLYSAVAEVLAWVYQLKRFRSEGGAFPAAPVDLDVPADLDKGASVSADDEREEAEDTLGNGGAA; this is encoded by the coding sequence GTGGCAGACGAGAGCGATCTCGACAAGACCGAAGCCGCCACTCCCAGGCGCCGCGAGAAGGCGCGCGAGGAGGGGCAGGTCGCGCGTTCGCGCGAACTGGCTTCGTTCGCGCTGCTCGCGGCCGGGTTCTACGGCGCCTGGCTGCTCGCGGGCCCGTCGGGCGGGCATCTGCAGGCGATGCTGCGCGGCGCGTTCAGGTTCGATCGCGCGACCGCGTTCGACACGAACCGGATGCTGTCGGCGGCCGGCAGCGCGAGCCTCGAAGGCTTCGCCGCGCTGCTGCCGCTGCTCGCGCTCACCGGCGTCGCCGCGCTGCTCGCGCCGATGGCGCTCGGCGGCTGGCTGATCTCGCAGAAGACGTTCGAGCTGAAGTTCGACCGCCTGAACCCGATCTCGGGCCTTGGCCGGATCTTCTCGATCCAGGGGCCGATCCAGCTCGGGATGTCGCTCGCGAAGACGCTGGTCGTCGGCGGTATCGGCGGCGTCGCGATCTGGCGCAGCAAGGACGAGCTGCTCGGCCTCGCGACGCAGCCGCTCGGCGTGGCGCTGCCCGATGCGCTGCACCTGGTCGCCGTGTGCTGCGGCACGACGGTCGCCGGGATGCTGGTGGTCGCCGCGCTCGACGTGCCTTACCAACTCTGGCAGTACAACAAGAAGTTGCGCATGACGAAGGAAGAAGTGAAGCGCGAGCATCGCGAGAACGAAGGCGATCCGCACGTGAAGGGGCGGATCCGCCAGCAGCAGCGCGCGATCGCGCGGCGCCGGATGATGGCGGCCGTGCCGAAGGCCGACGTGGTCGTGACGAACCCGACGCACTTCGCGGTCGCGCTGCAGTATACGGACGGCGAGATGCGCGCGCCGAAGGTCGTCGCGAAGGGCGTGAACCTCGTCGCCGCGCGCATCCGCGAACTCGCGGCCGAACACAACGTGCCGCTGCTCGAAGCGCCGCCGCTCGCGCGCGCGCTGTATCACAACGTCGAACTCGAACGCGAGATTCCCGGCTCGCTGTACTCGGCCGTCGCCGAAGTGCTCGCGTGGGTCTACCAGCTCAAGCGCTTCCGTTCGGAAGGCGGGGCGTTCCCGGCGGCGCCGGTCGACCTGGACGTGCCGGCCGACCTCGACAAGGGCGCGTCGGTTTCCGCCGACGACGAACGCGAGGAAGCCGAAGACACGCTCGGTAACGGAGGCGCGGCATGA
- the flhA gene encoding flagellar biosynthesis protein FlhA: protein MSTPTGLFSKRQNPFAGTNLRALAGPILICMILGMMILPLPPMLLDLLFTFNIALSVMVLLVSMYTMKPLDFAAFPSVLLFSTLLRLSLNVASTRVVLLEGHTGPDAAGQVIEAFGHFLVGGNFAVGIVVFVILMIINFMVITKGAGRIAEVSARFTLDAMPGKQMAIDADLNAGLINEEQARKRRLAVSQEAEFYGSMDGASKFVRGDAIAGLIIMAINVIGGLIVGMVQHDMTFAAAGTNYTLLTIGDGLVAQIPSLVISTAAGVIVSRVATDEDIGTQITGQLFTNPRVLTITGAIIVLMGLIPGMPHFAFLALGGGAIWLARTQTKRAAARKAAGDLTDIAPPAVLPSDSHEATWDDVQLIDPLGLEVGYRLIPLVDKNSDGELLKRIKSIRKKFAQEIGFLPPVIHIRDNLELRPNAYRIALKGVEIGVGEVFPGQWLAINPGQVTAALPGAVTQDPAFGLPAVWIDVAMREQAQVYGYTVVDASTVVATHLNHLVVQHAAELLGRQEVQALVERTGKDAPSLVEDLVPKTISLTTLQKVLQNLLEEGVPIRDMRTILEAVSEHAGRGDAFEITAAVRLALGRAITQQWYPGAGEMQVMGLDSNLERVLSQALATGANPGLEPGLAHNLLTGTQQAMLRQQNLGLPPVLLVQHALRAMLARFLRRSLPQLKVLSYAEVPDTRTIKVVNVIGGSA, encoded by the coding sequence ATGAGCACCCCGACCGGCCTGTTCTCGAAGCGCCAGAATCCGTTCGCGGGCACCAACCTGCGCGCGCTCGCGGGCCCGATCCTCATCTGCATGATTTTGGGGATGATGATCCTGCCGCTGCCGCCGATGCTGCTGGATCTGCTGTTCACCTTCAACATCGCGCTGTCGGTGATGGTGCTGCTCGTCAGCATGTACACGATGAAGCCGCTCGACTTCGCGGCGTTCCCGAGCGTGCTGCTGTTCTCGACGCTGCTGCGCCTGTCGCTGAACGTCGCGTCGACGCGCGTCGTGCTGCTCGAGGGCCACACCGGGCCGGACGCGGCCGGCCAGGTGATCGAGGCGTTCGGCCACTTCCTCGTCGGCGGCAACTTCGCGGTCGGCATCGTCGTGTTCGTGATCCTGATGATCATCAACTTCATGGTGATCACGAAGGGCGCGGGGCGGATCGCCGAAGTGTCCGCGCGCTTCACGCTCGACGCGATGCCCGGCAAGCAGATGGCGATCGACGCCGACCTGAACGCGGGTCTCATCAACGAAGAGCAGGCGCGCAAGCGCCGCCTGGCGGTCTCGCAGGAAGCCGAGTTCTACGGGTCGATGGACGGCGCGTCGAAGTTCGTGCGCGGCGACGCGATCGCCGGCCTGATCATCATGGCGATCAACGTGATCGGCGGGCTGATCGTCGGGATGGTCCAGCACGACATGACGTTCGCCGCGGCCGGCACGAACTACACGCTGCTGACGATCGGCGACGGCCTCGTCGCGCAGATCCCCTCGCTCGTGATCTCGACCGCGGCCGGCGTGATCGTGTCGCGCGTCGCGACCGACGAGGACATCGGCACGCAGATCACCGGCCAGCTGTTCACGAACCCGCGCGTGCTGACCATCACCGGCGCGATCATCGTGCTGATGGGGCTGATCCCGGGCATGCCGCACTTCGCGTTCCTCGCGCTCGGCGGCGGCGCGATCTGGCTGGCCCGCACGCAGACGAAGCGCGCGGCGGCCCGCAAGGCGGCCGGCGACCTGACCGACATCGCGCCGCCCGCCGTGCTGCCGTCCGACAGCCACGAGGCGACCTGGGACGACGTGCAGCTGATCGACCCGCTCGGCCTCGAAGTCGGCTACCGGCTGATCCCGCTCGTCGACAAGAACAGCGACGGCGAACTGCTCAAGCGCATCAAGAGCATCCGCAAGAAATTCGCGCAGGAAATCGGCTTCCTGCCGCCCGTGATCCATATCCGCGACAACCTCGAACTGCGGCCGAACGCCTACCGGATCGCGCTGAAGGGCGTCGAGATCGGCGTCGGCGAAGTGTTCCCGGGCCAGTGGCTCGCGATCAACCCCGGCCAGGTGACGGCCGCGTTGCCGGGCGCCGTCACGCAGGATCCCGCGTTCGGGCTGCCGGCCGTGTGGATCGATGTCGCGATGCGCGAGCAGGCGCAGGTGTACGGCTACACGGTGGTCGACGCGAGCACGGTCGTCGCGACGCACCTGAACCATCTGGTCGTCCAGCACGCGGCCGAGCTGCTCGGCCGCCAGGAAGTGCAGGCGCTCGTCGAGCGCACCGGCAAGGACGCGCCGTCGCTCGTCGAGGACCTCGTGCCGAAGACGATCTCGCTGACGACGCTGCAGAAGGTGCTGCAGAACCTGCTCGAGGAAGGCGTGCCGATCCGCGACATGCGCACGATCCTCGAGGCCGTGTCCGAGCACGCGGGCCGCGGCGACGCGTTCGAGATCACGGCCGCGGTGCGGCTCGCGCTCGGCCGCGCGATCACGCAGCAGTGGTATCCGGGCGCGGGCGAGATGCAGGTGATGGGCCTCGACTCGAATCTCGAGCGCGTGCTGTCGCAGGCGCTCGCCACCGGCGCGAACCCGGGCCTCGAACCCGGCCTCGCGCACAACCTTCTGACCGGTACGCAGCAGGCGATGCTGCGTCAACAGAATCTCGGGCTGCCGCCCGTGCTGCTCGTGCAGCACGCGCTGCGCGCGATGCTCGCGCGCTTCCTGCGCCGCAGCCTGCCGCAATTGAAAGTGCTGTCGTACGCCGAAGTGCCGGACACACGCACGATCAAAGTCGTTAACGTCATCGGGGGTTCCGCTTGA